Within the Pieris napi chromosome 10, ilPieNapi1.2, whole genome shotgun sequence genome, the region TTGGTTGGTAAGTATGCTTTACTACAAAATCAGTTGTTTaatgtttcaaattaaaaacaatatattaggTCTCGATTCTTGGTAGCTAAGTTATGTAGCCTGCTTGCACATGACTTTGTTTTTTCTGCTGTGAGCAAATGTAATAAGAAGAATCCACAAGGTAAATTTAACTCTTGTCATCTTGGTATCGAATGAACTATGAAACCCATTTTTGTATCCAAACATATACAATCTTTTAATAACGCTCTTTACGCGGGCACCCGCTTGAAAGCTAAAAAGAAGCAGTACCTATACATTTGTATGGGTTCGCAACGGACACGTTTTTACAAGAAAAAACGAAAACTGCCAAGCCTCGGTTATTAAGAGTAacgaaaaaactaaaatctttTAACTTAGTATATTAGAGTAaacttattgtattttaagcttaataactcacgatttaatcttttatttttacgatgtttaacatttattatcatAACGTTCAAGAATTAAGAACTAAAACGTCAATGTTGAAGACTTATGGTAATTGGTAGTATctaatctctatatataaaattctcgtgtcacaatgttcgttccaatactaattatgtaaaaatattttttttatgaatattcagtaagtctgagaatcggcaactatctatctttcaaacccctaagtcaTAAATAAccccaaatttttattttttatttttagaaaaaaaaattgtttttatttttttatgatacaacacacaaaaatacatacaacccttaattttcacccctctacgatcaacccctattttttattataaaagagagttattttaattgaactaaaaaaatgtttcctagaaataatatacatggcaaatcAACGTTTTCCGGATCAGCtagctatatataaatattaatcaaataataaagagatttttaatatgtatagatATAGCTGCCTCCTCCTGTAAAGATTGGGACTTCCgactttgacacatttttagacaattcacaACATTGACATAGGGTTTATTAATTGGAGATTGGATCGTTTTTATAAAGCTGACCACCTATGTGTCTGTTATAGAAGATCTAAAAACCAGGATATGAACCCTATTCGCTTATGATAATGTAATCGTTACGGGCCTCAGTCAGTAATTGTTGGAGGTTGGGGCGCTGAGCCTACTCCCTACATTGCGCGATCTGGTGTTCCTCAAGGATCCCATTTGGGACCGttactctttttaataatggTCAACGACGTTAGAACTGTAGGATCGGAGACTTCTAGCCGGTTTTACGTTCTTATGTAAATTGCTAAATGGTCAAATACAGAACAATAACCTCTTACAGGACATAACATTGTCGTCCCTTACTCACTCCCACGGTTTAAAATCAGAATTTTCCAAATTCCATCTGcaaaaaccaacctaggagttcaggcaccACTATTTCGAATTTTTCGCGATTATATCGGAATCAACAGTACTTATtcggagctggatatattcggtagtgtgctgatcaattttaaagaaagcattgttaTGTGCCTATGTCATACTTAATCCTCTGTTTTgctggtattttttttctgtttagcAAAAACtgttcgtatttttttttagatatttttgtaacatttatgtttacctgAATTGtcatataagtattttagatAAGCATGTTagagcttgtaacatataccatAGCTATCTATAGTagtgtatgatgtggtaaacctcattaaataaatacctttaCTTCAtgcagttttttaaatttcgattCAAGAGATAACTCatgtaattgtaaattatttccaCCTCTTCCTATCACCACTAAACGAGATTCGTTAAGTATCCTCATGGGCGCCCTTCCTTCCATAACATGGCGAGTGACAAATTGATCCTTTGATTGATCTAAAATAATGTGTTacataacataatttattcaaaagaaCTTAAATGACTATTTCTCgctttatgaaattaaaacgCTATTGAAGATATATGTATCGTCTTTcaatttttagattaaaaaaatagataatccATCCGTTtacctaaatataatatgataatacATATGAAAGCTACATTCAAAATACTTGCCaggtttaatttcagttattgTTACATAGAGATCACGAGCAGTAAACATATAAGGAGGTTGCACAACTACATCTTTAACTTCTTCCAAAACATTGTAGAAGGCTTTCAATGCGTTATTCTCGTAGACaaaaatctgtaaaaaaaaagtagctTTAGGCACGTATTGCGCCTAAAAATAAGCTTTAGCAAATAGTACTAGAAAcgttatttgaaataatatagacGGTTATTTTATTACGATTTTCTTATCTTTTTAACTAAATCCAGTTAACTTTATATGTGAGTGTAAATTCTGTTCTaaacattacaaatatatctaaataatatctattttatttgaatttatgtTCTACAAcacagattttaattaaatatatgtatattatatcctACTCGTAAAGCTTTCATTAGTTAACTCATAATATTGTCCTTAGTTTACGCGAGTAAActctaatttaaatagtttacaaataatacataaacatTTCAGCGTATcctgattttaatatttcaattgcTTCTATAAAGAAGTTAAACTTACATTTCCACCTTCATCTCCTGCATACAATTTTTCACCTAATACAAACATGGCTCCTATATCGGCGCCGTCGGTTTTTAATTGAGTTACTTCTTCACCTTTTAATGTCCAAACTTTTATACATCCATCATTAGAAGTTGTATAAACATTAGTGTTGCTTACGGCCATAGCAAATATCTGTACTTCATGAGCTGCCCATTTCGTTTCAGATTGAAGATTTTGATTTAGTACCTAGAATAAAAACTACTTAGCTACTAACCTACCGAGTGTACAGATCGTAAATTACTGTTTTAATCTGACTTATTAacgtaaaaaaacatattataattaacataagaAATTTCTCTAATAACCAACACTTACAACAACAGATCCACATTCTGTTCCaacaaatagatttttattccAGACGGCCACACATGGCTCAAGGCCTAAATTAACTTCGGTTTCAATCTGAAGCGTCATATCTTTACTTAAAAATCTACAAACAACGTCTAGAAGAGTGACCTAGTCCTAAGCAACTGCCAATAACTTCGAGatcagtattaaaataaacaccaACAGCAACTGAGGCTATTTtggatgttttaaatatagaacattCGCGCTTATTTCAAACTCatatgatataattttaatgcaaAACGAAAGACGCAACCATAGTAGAAATGTGTCGAAATATTGGAAATCAAGTGAGTAACCATCATATAACGTAATTTAAAGTAAGGATAGATTATcgtaaaatgttattttcagATAAGTCACAGTGCTTCCAAGGTTACATTACTTACGCTACAACCTGCAATTTAGCACGCGGAAATGAAATACAATGGCCCACCATCGTCGCTTCTCGTATCGTGAAAGTATGGAGCGCGGATATAACCATAATTCCGTGTGATAGTTCATAATCTTTACatacattgttatttttttagattaagAAATGTGCAGTATGTTATGCACTTAATAgatgtatgtacatatatagaGCGAATGTATACGATGGGTAATGACTAACACCAAGAGGTTAGCGAAGATTATGGGCAACGCAACATTATCAAATATTGAAATGTTGCGTATCACAATCTatagatattttctttttatttcagatattttATGCCATACCatggttttatataatatattgtattgaaatatttatatattagtttacACATAACGAAGTTTTCCTTTTTAGCATTACACTAACAACCCTCTCGTAAGCTATTTAGCGCTGTATTACACAATATGGCCGATCCACGGtgattaagaaatatttactttaaaatttatcacGTACAGTACGTGTGGGTATAAAATGTTAACTTAAaggttttaaaagaaaaagacagttaacatcaacattttattttttatcaacaagacgtacatataaaaaagtgtatttacaagaaaatatattttgcattATGCAGTTGAAATTGATATAACTAAGCTGATGTTTCTCTATAATGATTCTACCCGCATGACCCATTGAACTaatcaaaataactataaGCGATTGGCTTTACT harbors:
- the LOC125052814 gene encoding uncharacterized protein LOC125052814, which translates into the protein MTLQIETEVNLGLEPCVAVWNKNLFVGTECGSVVVLNQNLQSETKWAAHEVQIFAMAVSNTNVYTTSNDGCIKVWTLKGEEVTQLKTDGADIGAMFVLGEKLYAGDEGGNIFVYENNALKAFYNVLEEVKDVVVQPPYMFTARDLYVTITEIKPDQSKDQFVTRHVMEGRAPMRILNESRLVVIGRGGNNLQLHELSLESKFKKLHEVKVSDMILTSLTTSGDFAWTAGWDGFVRRWKVSGERLEAAGEMNLGGCINALVTSSLDHVCALLAGGRVLIIKSM